From the Drosophila sechellia strain sech25 chromosome X, ASM438219v1, whole genome shotgun sequence genome, the window TGAATTCCACCCAGCCCTTACGGTAGTTGTTATTTGTCTTGAAACCTAAAGTAATCGAGATTAAAGTATATACTGGGTAATACTCTTATATGTATGCCACTTGGTCCACTTACTTAACAGCTCTTTCGGCTGCACGTAAACTCTGCCGATGAGGCTGTGCATGCCCATGATTTCGTACAGGCGCAGGACGGTCATGTCCTTGGGTACGTTGGATATGGTGATGACGCCCATCTTGTGCATCTTCTCGGGTTTCTCAGCAGGGGACGATGGCCCATTCGCAGACTTACCTTTCTTTGGTTGCGGCTTATCAGGCTTTTCGGCCTTCCCCACTTCCATGGGAGTGGGCTTGAggcttggctttggctttgatttattttctattttcatCATTTTAGTTTTCGTTCTCGCCGatcaaataaatttttgtaGTGCACGCACTCAGGGATGACAGTTGACAGGCGATGTCAGTGTACGTTTTTATCAAAGAGCTATTGATGTGTTGGCACCCTTTAATTAGAAAAGCATTTATACGCTTTATAGCACTTTGTAATCATTTGATTTATTCAGCCCTATTTTAAGAGGGCCCCTTGAAGGCGGCGCCATCGACTAAGTCATGGATGCTTTGCGACATAGTGGCCTCCTTCAGCTTGAAGTAGCAttgacacgcacacacaatcGACGAAATTATCGATATGCAGGGGCgctaatttcaatttcaagaAAATGGAGACAGTCGA encodes:
- the LOC116802134 gene encoding pre-rRNA-processing protein esf2-like codes for the protein MMKIENKSKPKPSLKPTPMEVGKAEKPDKPQPKKGKSANGPSSPAEKPEKMHKMGVITISNVPKDMTVLRLYEIMGMHSLIGRVYVQPKELLSFKTNNNYRKGWVEFISKSGAKKIARELNNKPISRKTSSPFYGLLWNMKFLPRFKWHHLHDRMEYEYGFVYKRRRVIKKQAKKAKDDGDA